Proteins encoded by one window of Winogradskyella sp. PG-2:
- a CDS encoding TlpA family protein disulfide reductase, protein MKKLILALFILPLLGFSQSIKGNFSPAEEFSYAFLYEATPEGANYVNRGKLDAEGNFEITIDSSVAPGIYKIVYAIPPEENNFDFIYNGKETTAFNFSYEKGVEFTESEENKLWSSYLKSMDMVNQTISNYYTKDGKDEKGFNSVFKVVKDTQLAYEESANGKLVSAFITANRPYIPVAYEDLGTYSKNLKSHYLSQIDFSNYLLQSSSFLVDRVTSYVFDIVQNSSNETYKKHVDDVAATINSNNLGIKTNLLEILWQRFVTLENHDLANYITEKYLLELAHKTENKVLAETITSYKNTSIGTKAPNFDIPLVDNLTNLHQLKEEAHYLLIFWSSGCGHCLAELPKVKALIADNPKLKVIAYGLEDEDKKWSEEIKNYPNFTHVIGLGKWDNPIVKTYGVAATPMYFLLSPSKIIMAKPYDYNDLEVVLKSL, encoded by the coding sequence ATGAAAAAATTAATATTAGCTTTATTCATATTACCATTACTAGGATTTTCTCAATCTATAAAAGGGAATTTCTCGCCAGCTGAAGAATTTTCTTACGCGTTTTTATATGAAGCTACTCCAGAAGGTGCTAATTACGTTAACAGAGGTAAACTTGATGCCGAAGGTAATTTTGAAATTACAATAGACTCTTCAGTTGCGCCAGGTATTTATAAAATCGTATATGCAATACCACCTGAAGAAAATAATTTTGACTTTATCTATAACGGAAAAGAAACTACGGCCTTTAATTTTAGTTATGAAAAAGGTGTTGAGTTCACCGAGTCTGAGGAGAATAAATTATGGAGCTCTTATCTAAAAAGTATGGATATGGTTAACCAAACCATTAGTAACTACTACACCAAAGATGGTAAAGATGAAAAAGGTTTTAATTCTGTTTTTAAGGTTGTAAAAGACACGCAACTAGCTTATGAGGAGTCTGCAAACGGAAAGTTAGTTTCCGCATTCATTACAGCAAATAGACCTTATATTCCTGTGGCTTATGAAGATCTTGGCACCTATTCTAAAAACCTCAAGTCTCATTATTTAAGTCAGATTGATTTTAGTAATTACTTATTACAGAGTTCGTCATTTTTGGTAGATCGTGTAACATCTTATGTTTTTGATATTGTTCAAAATTCAAGTAATGAAACTTACAAGAAACATGTTGATGATGTTGCTGCTACTATTAATAGTAATAATTTAGGTATTAAAACAAACCTACTAGAAATTTTATGGCAACGTTTTGTAACTCTAGAGAATCATGATTTAGCAAACTACATTACTGAAAAGTATTTACTAGAATTAGCTCATAAGACAGAAAATAAAGTATTAGCAGAAACAATTACATCTTATAAAAACACATCTATTGGAACGAAAGCACCAAACTTTGATATTCCGCTTGTGGACAACCTAACAAACCTACATCAACTAAAAGAAGAAGCGCATTACTTGCTTATATTTTGGAGTAGTGGTTGTGGCCATTGCTTAGCTGAACTACCTAAGGTAAAAGCCTTAATTGCTGACAATCCAAAGCTTAAAGTTATTGCATACGGATTAGAAGATGAAGATAAGAAATGGTCTGAAGAGATTAAAAACTATCCAAACTTTACACATGTTATTGGTTTAGGCAAATGGGATAATCCAATTGTAAAAACTTATGGTGTTGCAGCAACACCTATGTACTTTCTATTAAGTCCATCCAAAATTATTATGGCTAAGCCTTATGATTATAACGATTTAGAGGTTGTTTTGAAGAGCCTTTAA
- a CDS encoding NAD(P)H-dependent glycerol-3-phosphate dehydrogenase, with product MSDNTKYAVFGAGSWATAIVKMLCENLDEVGWYMRSAYTKEHILKEQHNPSYLSSVEFHTNQLKLSNDINEIATWADVLIFVIPSAFIYGELEKLNVDISQKTIVSAVKGILPETGKLVGEHFNDDYKIPFENIAVIAGPCHAEEVALERLSYLTISCADAEKAQAIADKLSSDYIKTKISDDIIGVEYAVMLKNIYAIAAGIAHGLGYGDNFQSVLMSNAIREMKRFIKKRHKMKRNINNSAYLGDLLVTGYSVFSRNRMFGNMIGKGYTVKSAQMEMNMVAEGYYATKSAHLLNLENKKKTQMPIINAVYSILYDGKNPKKVFRKLTERLD from the coding sequence ATGAGTGATAATACAAAATATGCAGTATTTGGAGCTGGTAGTTGGGCCACAGCAATTGTAAAAATGCTTTGCGAAAACTTAGATGAAGTCGGATGGTATATGCGCAGTGCGTATACTAAAGAACATATCTTAAAAGAGCAACACAATCCAAGTTATTTAAGTTCTGTAGAGTTTCATACTAATCAATTAAAGCTTAGTAATGATATTAACGAAATAGCTACTTGGGCAGATGTGCTCATTTTTGTAATTCCATCTGCTTTTATATATGGAGAATTAGAAAAACTTAATGTAGATATCAGCCAGAAAACAATAGTTTCAGCAGTAAAAGGAATTCTTCCAGAAACAGGTAAATTAGTTGGTGAACACTTTAATGATGATTACAAAATACCATTTGAAAATATTGCAGTTATCGCAGGACCTTGTCATGCAGAAGAGGTTGCTTTAGAGCGTTTGTCTTACCTCACCATATCTTGTGCTGATGCTGAAAAAGCCCAAGCCATTGCAGATAAATTATCAAGCGATTATATAAAAACAAAAATCAGTGACGATATTATTGGTGTAGAATATGCTGTAATGCTAAAAAACATCTATGCTATTGCTGCTGGGATTGCACACGGTTTAGGTTATGGCGATAACTTTCAGAGTGTATTGATGAGTAATGCCATTAGGGAAATGAAACGTTTTATTAAAAAACGCCATAAAATGAAACGTAACATTAACAACTCAGCTTATTTAGGTGATTTACTAGTAACTGGTTATTCTGTGTTTTCAAGAAACAGAATGTTCGGTAATATGATTGGTAAAGGTTATACTGTGAAATCTGCTCAAATGGAAATGAACATGGTCGCTGAAGGTTATTATGCCACTAAAAGTGCACATTTACTCAATCTAGAGAATAAAAAGAAGACACAAATGCCTATAATTAATGCTGTCTATTCTATACTATATGATGGTAAAAACCCTAAGAAGGTATTCAGAAAATTAACTGAGAGGTTAGATTGA
- a CDS encoding DMT family transporter, which translates to MNAKSHLNHLLWLTIATIFISTSGALGKFIDMPTPVIIWWRSALAAVFLFIFCLYKGIHLKIENNKDRFMFFLGAVFMGAHWITYFYALKLSNVAIGMLSLLTFPVITALLEPFFSKAKLDPIHIVLGLMVLVGIYILAPEFDLESNQLQGVLFGVLSAICYALRILILKSQVAKYNSTMLMFYQVMIMAILLLPILYFMDSSNIKTQYPYIILLAVLTTAIGHTLFVNSLKYFKASTASIIGSTQPVFGIIIAYFFLNEIPTIHTFVGGGIILATVVIESIRSKSK; encoded by the coding sequence ATGAATGCAAAAAGTCATTTAAATCATCTCTTATGGTTAACCATAGCCACAATTTTCATAAGTACTTCTGGTGCCTTAGGTAAATTTATAGATATGCCAACACCAGTGATTATATGGTGGAGATCGGCTCTTGCTGCAGTTTTTTTATTCATATTCTGTCTTTACAAAGGGATTCATTTAAAAATAGAAAACAATAAAGATCGCTTCATGTTTTTTCTAGGAGCTGTTTTTATGGGTGCACATTGGATCACCTATTTCTACGCACTAAAGTTATCTAATGTGGCAATAGGTATGTTATCATTACTTACTTTTCCTGTAATTACCGCTCTATTAGAACCTTTCTTTTCAAAAGCAAAACTAGATCCTATTCATATTGTTTTAGGGCTAATGGTATTAGTTGGTATCTATATTTTAGCGCCAGAATTTGACCTAGAAAGTAACCAACTTCAAGGTGTTTTATTTGGAGTGCTATCTGCCATTTGTTATGCCTTGAGGATATTGATTTTAAAAAGTCAAGTTGCAAAGTATAATAGTACTATGTTGATGTTTTATCAAGTTATGATTATGGCAATACTATTGTTGCCGATACTTTATTTTATGGATAGTTCTAATATTAAAACGCAATACCCATATATTATCTTGTTGGCTGTACTAACAACAGCTATAGGACACACATTATTCGTTAATAGTCTAAAGTATTTTAAAGCAAGTACAGCAAGTATTATTGGGAGTACACAACCTGTTTTCGGAATTATAATTGCTTACTTTTTCTTGAATGAAATACCAACAATACATACATTTGTTGGAGGTGGAATAATTTTAGCCACTGTGGTTATTGAAAGTATTAGATCTAAAAGTAAATAA
- the mfd gene encoding transcription-repair coupling factor, with translation MSKAFITQTYLQTLQLQNLRNSIAQSETKAHLKGLVGSSFSITLAESFKTADKPFLVVFDDKEEAAYYLNDLEQLINDKDVLFYPGSYRRPYQIEETNNANVLLRAEVLNRINSRKKPCIIVTYPDALFEKVVTKKELEKNTLKISIGNELSIDFVNEVLFEYKFKRVDFVTEPGDFSVRGGIVDVFSFSHDEPYRIEFFGDEVDSIRTFDVETQLSTERIKKVSIIPNVANKLIAERRESFLKYISNKTVVFAKNPPLIFSKIDEFYKKAVDAFNVLSKEIKHASPNELFCNSELLKRQFLDYNLVEFGTSATLSKQVIGFNTKPQPAFNKQFNLLIENLNENHANGITNYIACVSEQQAKRFHDIFEDHENEVHYKTFVLSLYQGFIDSEHNIAVYTDHQIFDRYHKFHLKNGYAKKQAITLKELTNLEVGDYVTHIDHGIGRFGGLQKIDVEGKKQEAIKLVYGERDILYLSIHSLHKITKFNGKDGKPPKVYKLGSKAWKTLKQKTKSRVKEIAFNLIKLYAKRKLKKGFQYAPDSYMQHELEASFVYEDTPDQISSTADIKADMESERPMDRLVCGDVGFGKTEVAIRAAFKAVDNGKQVAVLVPTTILAYQHSRTFKERLKDFPVTVDYVNRFRTAKEKRETLEGLEKGSVDIIIGTHQLANKNVKFKDLGLLIVDEEQKFGVAVKERLKTIKENVDVLTLTATPIPRTLQFSLMAARDLSVITTAPPNRYPIESHVIRFTEETIRDAVSYEIQRGGQVFFIHNRIENIKEVAGMIQRLVPDAKIGIGHGQLDGKKLEQLMLAFMNGEFDVLVSTTIVESGLDVPNANTIFINNANNFGLSDLHQMRGRVGRSNKKAFCYFITPEYSAMTTDTRKRITALEQFTELGSGFNIAMKDLEIRGAGDLLGGEQSGFINDIGFDTYQKILNEAVEELKESEFADLYKNDNKPKTYVKDITIDTDFELLFPDDYVNNITERLILYTKLNELKTEEELNTFESEIIDRFGELPTQVSDLLDSVRLKWIATKIGIEKLIMKQSKLIGYFINDQQSAFYQSEDFSKVLQFVQMNASKCKMKEKKTRNGLRLLITFDNIKSIEQALAALSNIK, from the coding sequence TTGAGTAAAGCCTTTATTACCCAAACCTATTTACAGACTTTGCAACTGCAAAATCTGCGAAATTCTATTGCCCAAAGTGAAACAAAAGCCCATTTAAAAGGACTTGTCGGATCATCATTTTCAATAACATTAGCAGAAAGTTTTAAAACTGCAGACAAGCCATTTTTAGTTGTTTTTGATGATAAAGAAGAGGCGGCTTATTACCTCAATGATTTAGAACAACTTATTAATGATAAGGATGTTTTATTTTATCCAGGCAGTTATAGAAGACCATACCAAATTGAAGAAACCAATAATGCTAATGTTCTTTTAAGAGCTGAAGTTTTAAATCGAATAAATTCTCGTAAAAAGCCTTGCATTATTGTCACCTATCCTGATGCGCTTTTTGAAAAAGTTGTCACTAAAAAAGAGCTCGAAAAAAATACGCTTAAGATTTCAATTGGTAACGAATTAAGTATTGACTTTGTTAATGAAGTATTATTTGAATATAAATTTAAACGTGTCGATTTTGTTACCGAACCCGGCGATTTTTCAGTAAGAGGTGGTATTGTTGATGTGTTTTCATTTTCTCATGATGAGCCTTATAGAATTGAGTTTTTTGGAGATGAAGTTGATAGTATTAGAACCTTTGATGTAGAAACACAACTCTCTACTGAACGTATAAAAAAAGTAAGCATTATACCTAATGTTGCTAATAAGCTCATTGCGGAAAGACGTGAGAGTTTCCTTAAATACATTTCTAATAAAACCGTTGTTTTTGCTAAAAATCCTCCGCTTATATTTTCTAAAATTGATGAATTTTATAAAAAAGCTGTGGATGCATTCAATGTGTTATCTAAAGAAATAAAACATGCCTCACCAAATGAATTATTTTGTAATTCTGAATTACTAAAACGTCAGTTTTTAGATTATAATTTAGTTGAATTTGGTACTTCAGCTACCCTTAGCAAGCAAGTCATTGGTTTCAATACAAAACCTCAACCAGCATTTAATAAACAATTCAATTTACTAATTGAAAATTTGAATGAAAATCATGCCAATGGTATTACCAATTATATTGCTTGTGTAAGTGAGCAACAAGCTAAGCGATTTCATGATATTTTTGAAGATCACGAAAATGAAGTTCATTATAAAACCTTTGTACTCTCTTTATATCAAGGTTTTATAGATAGTGAACATAATATTGCAGTTTATACAGACCATCAAATTTTTGATCGTTACCATAAATTCCATTTAAAGAATGGTTATGCTAAAAAGCAAGCTATTACTTTAAAAGAGCTAACAAATTTAGAGGTTGGAGACTATGTTACACACATAGACCATGGTATTGGACGCTTTGGAGGCCTTCAAAAAATAGATGTTGAAGGAAAAAAACAAGAAGCTATAAAATTAGTCTATGGTGAGCGTGATATCTTATATCTGAGTATTCATTCTTTACATAAAATCACTAAGTTTAATGGTAAAGATGGTAAACCGCCTAAAGTTTATAAACTAGGAAGCAAGGCTTGGAAAACTTTAAAACAAAAAACAAAATCTCGAGTTAAAGAAATTGCATTTAACCTTATAAAACTTTACGCCAAACGTAAGCTAAAAAAAGGATTTCAATATGCACCAGATAGTTACATGCAGCACGAATTGGAAGCTTCTTTCGTTTATGAAGATACACCAGACCAGATTAGTTCTACGGCAGATATAAAAGCGGATATGGAAAGTGAGCGTCCAATGGATCGTTTGGTCTGTGGTGATGTTGGTTTTGGCAAAACAGAAGTTGCCATCAGAGCTGCTTTTAAAGCTGTAGATAATGGTAAACAAGTTGCTGTTTTAGTACCAACAACTATTTTAGCTTATCAGCATTCTAGAACGTTTAAAGAGCGTTTAAAAGATTTTCCCGTTACGGTAGACTATGTTAACCGTTTTAGAACCGCAAAGGAGAAACGTGAAACTTTAGAAGGCCTTGAAAAGGGTAGTGTGGACATCATTATTGGTACACATCAATTGGCTAATAAAAACGTAAAATTTAAAGATTTAGGCTTACTCATCGTTGATGAAGAACAAAAGTTTGGCGTTGCAGTAAAAGAACGTCTAAAAACTATCAAGGAAAATGTTGATGTATTGACATTAACTGCTACACCAATACCTAGAACACTTCAGTTTAGTTTAATGGCTGCCAGAGATTTATCTGTTATTACTACGGCTCCACCAAACAGATATCCTATTGAAAGTCATGTAATTCGTTTTACTGAAGAAACTATTAGAGATGCTGTGAGTTATGAAATTCAGCGCGGTGGACAAGTTTTCTTTATTCATAATCGAATTGAAAATATTAAAGAGGTTGCTGGTATGATTCAACGCTTAGTACCTGATGCTAAAATAGGTATTGGTCATGGGCAACTCGATGGCAAAAAGTTAGAGCAATTGATGCTCGCTTTTATGAATGGTGAGTTCGATGTTTTGGTAAGTACAACTATTGTAGAGAGTGGATTAGACGTACCGAATGCCAATACTATTTTTATTAATAACGCGAACAATTTTGGACTCAGTGATTTACACCAAATGCGAGGACGTGTTGGTCGTAGCAACAAAAAAGCGTTCTGTTATTTTATTACACCAGAGTATTCTGCTATGACTACTGATACAAGAAAACGTATTACGGCTCTGGAACAATTCACTGAGCTTGGTAGTGGTTTCAACATTGCTATGAAGGACTTAGAAATAAGAGGCGCTGGTGACTTATTAGGTGGCGAACAAAGTGGATTTATTAATGATATTGGTTTTGACACTTATCAAAAAATATTAAACGAAGCCGTTGAAGAATTAAAAGAATCTGAATTTGCAGACTTATATAAAAATGACAATAAGCCTAAAACTTATGTAAAGGATATTACCATTGATACAGATTTTGAATTGCTTTTTCCAGATGATTATGTAAACAATATTACAGAGCGTCTAATTCTTTATACTAAATTAAACGAATTAAAAACAGAAGAAGAACTGAATACATTTGAAAGCGAAATCATTGATCGATTTGGGGAATTGCCTACACAAGTTTCAGATTTATTAGATAGTGTAAGATTGAAATGGATTGCTACTAAAATTGGAATTGAAAAACTTATTATGAAACAAAGCAAACTAATTGGTTATTTTATCAATGACCAACAAAGTGCTTTTTATCAAAGTGAAGATTTTTCTAAAGTGTTACAATTCGTTCAGATGAATGCTAGTAAATGTAAAATGAAAGAGAAAAAAACCCGGAATGGTTTACGTTTACTCATTACTTTCGATAATATAAAATCTATTGAGCAAGCTCTTGCTGCATTATCCAATATTAAATGA
- the pheS gene encoding phenylalanine--tRNA ligase subunit alpha → MIDKIKELIAEAEAFTAQSKDEVEAFRIKYLGSKGLLKEYFAEFKNVANDQKKEFGQTINQLKKTAEDKVNTLKESFENQEEDNGVYGDLSRPGEPIALGARHPISIVKNEIIDIFSRIGFNVSEGPEIEDDWHNFTALNLSEYHPARDMQDTFFIQTDPDILLRTHTSSVQVRYMENNKPPIRTISPGRVYRNEAISARSHCFFHQVEGLYIDKDVSFADLKQTLQYFTTEMFGKSKIRLRPSYFPFTEPSAEVDVYWGLETETDYKITKGTGWLEIMGCGMVDPNVLENCGIDSKEYSGFAFGMGIDRIAMLLNQISDIRLLSENDVRFLEQFKSSL, encoded by the coding sequence ATGATAGATAAGATAAAAGAACTCATTGCAGAAGCAGAAGCATTTACAGCGCAGTCTAAAGATGAAGTAGAAGCATTTAGAATAAAATATTTAGGGTCTAAAGGATTATTAAAGGAATATTTTGCTGAGTTTAAAAATGTGGCAAATGATCAAAAAAAGGAATTTGGGCAAACCATAAATCAGCTTAAAAAAACAGCTGAAGATAAAGTAAACACCTTAAAAGAATCTTTTGAAAATCAAGAGGAAGACAATGGAGTTTATGGAGACTTATCGCGCCCAGGTGAACCTATCGCTTTGGGTGCACGTCATCCTATTTCTATCGTAAAAAACGAAATTATAGATATCTTTTCTCGTATAGGTTTCAACGTTAGTGAAGGACCAGAAATAGAAGATGATTGGCATAATTTTACGGCATTGAATCTGTCAGAATATCATCCAGCACGAGATATGCAGGATACTTTCTTTATTCAGACTGATCCAGATATATTATTACGTACACATACAAGTTCTGTACAAGTGCGTTATATGGAAAATAATAAACCTCCAATACGTACAATTTCGCCAGGTCGTGTTTATAGAAATGAGGCCATTTCAGCACGATCACACTGTTTCTTTCATCAAGTAGAAGGTCTGTATATAGATAAGGATGTCAGCTTTGCTGATTTAAAGCAAACCTTACAATATTTTACAACTGAGATGTTCGGAAAATCTAAGATTAGACTTAGACCATCCTACTTTCCATTTACAGAACCAAGTGCTGAGGTGGATGTATATTGGGGACTTGAGACTGAAACCGATTATAAAATCACCAAAGGTACTGGCTGGTTAGAAATTATGGGTTGCGGTATGGTAGACCCTAATGTTTTAGAAAACTGCGGAATTGATTCTAAAGAATATTCTGGTTTTGCTTTTGGTATGGGAATTGATCGTATCGCCATGTTACTTAACCAAATCAGTGATATTCGTTTATTGAGTGAGAATGATGTGCGTTTCTTAGAGCAGTTTAAGTCGTCTTTATAA
- a CDS encoding carbonic anhydrase family protein yields MKNIAVTKDVQTALTPNGVLQDLLEGNNRFVNGKLEGADNAALVNQTTGGQFPKAVVLSCIDSRVPVETVLDQAIGDIFVARVAGNFENVDILGSLEYSCKAAGSKLVLVLGHESCGAVKAACDGVELGNITAMLENIMPAVRKSADEVEGEANSSNSEFVAKTVANNVNLTINRIREKSQILKEMEDNGEIAIVGGVYSLHTGKVEML; encoded by the coding sequence ATGAAAAATATAGCAGTAACAAAAGATGTACAAACAGCATTAACTCCTAATGGTGTATTACAAGATTTATTAGAAGGTAATAACCGTTTTGTAAACGGTAAGTTAGAAGGTGCAGATAATGCAGCATTAGTAAATCAGACTACAGGTGGACAATTTCCAAAAGCAGTTGTTTTATCTTGTATTGATTCTCGTGTACCAGTAGAAACAGTTTTAGATCAAGCTATTGGCGATATTTTTGTTGCTAGAGTAGCTGGTAATTTTGAAAATGTGGATATTCTAGGAAGCTTAGAATATTCTTGTAAAGCTGCAGGAAGTAAGCTTGTCTTAGTTTTAGGTCATGAAAGTTGTGGAGCAGTTAAAGCAGCTTGTGATGGTGTAGAATTAGGAAATATTACAGCAATGTTAGAGAATATTATGCCAGCAGTTAGAAAATCTGCAGATGAAGTTGAAGGTGAAGCAAATTCATCTAATAGTGAGTTTGTTGCCAAAACAGTTGCCAATAATGTAAATCTTACTATTAATCGTATTCGTGAGAAAAGCCAAATCCTAAAAGAAATGGAAGACAATGGGGAGATTGCTATCGTTGGCGGTGTTTATAGTTTACATACCGGAAAAGTAGAAATGCTATAA
- a CDS encoding CvpA family protein, whose amino-acid sequence MSIIDIVLGALLLFGLIRGAMKGLFVEVASLVALVLGVYGAIHFSGFAAGFLESKVDWAEKTINIVAFAITFVIIVLAISLAGKALTKLADFAALGIINKLAGGIFGALKIGLILSVLLIVFNKLNNTLPFMEQEDLEESVLYKPVKSLAPIIFPNLIKSETEEDSEEEA is encoded by the coding sequence ATGAGTATCATTGATATTGTTTTAGGAGCCTTATTATTATTTGGGCTTATTCGTGGAGCCATGAAAGGGCTTTTTGTTGAAGTAGCATCTTTAGTCGCCTTAGTTTTGGGTGTCTATGGAGCGATCCACTTTAGTGGTTTTGCGGCCGGTTTTTTAGAATCTAAGGTAGATTGGGCTGAAAAAACTATCAATATTGTAGCCTTTGCAATCACCTTTGTCATTATTGTTTTAGCTATAAGTCTTGCAGGAAAAGCACTCACTAAATTAGCAGATTTTGCTGCTTTAGGGATTATTAATAAACTAGCGGGCGGAATTTTTGGAGCACTTAAAATAGGCCTGATTCTTAGTGTATTGCTAATTGTATTCAACAAATTAAATAATACACTTCCCTTTATGGAACAAGAAGATTTAGAGGAAAGTGTCCTATACAAACCTGTAAAATCTTTAGCTCCAATTATTTTTCCTAATCTTATTAAGAGCGAAACTGAAGAGGACTCTGAAGAAGAGGCATAA
- a CDS encoding RDD family protein: MKITNKKYKNHNLANEDDRGENLIIDFIISSFLGILIGFLIFELFIYIIIVYFSVRFLYYFIFELAYGRTLGKFQTQTIVMNKDGNLPTMIQLIIRSLSRFISIFSGISDDERAIHDYSSNTYVIKDLNLRKIEIRQPLIFIFNQTLLGSLIYYIFNHHDLETIDIEMIALIVLVIAFISGLFFGIKKMRSST, encoded by the coding sequence ATGAAAATCACAAACAAGAAATACAAAAATCATAATTTAGCCAATGAAGATGATCGAGGCGAAAATCTCATTATTGATTTTATAATTTCTTCTTTTTTAGGTATATTAATTGGGTTTTTAATTTTTGAGTTATTTATCTACATAATCATAGTATATTTCTCAGTTAGATTTCTCTATTATTTCATTTTTGAACTAGCCTATGGAAGAACTCTGGGGAAATTTCAAACTCAAACAATCGTTATGAATAAAGATGGTAATCTACCAACCATGATTCAGTTAATTATTAGAAGTTTAAGCCGTTTTATAAGCATTTTCTCAGGTATTAGTGATGATGAACGCGCAATTCATGACTATTCTTCAAACACATACGTTATAAAGGATTTAAATTTGAGAAAAATTGAAATACGACAGCCTTTGATTTTTATTTTTAATCAAACACTACTAGGCTCTCTTATCTATTATATTTTCAATCACCATGATCTAGAAACAATAGATATAGAAATGATTGCATTAATAGTTTTAGTTATAGCGTTTATAAGTGGATTGTTTTTTGGAATAAAAAAAATGAGGTCTTCTACTTGA